The genomic window GGGTCTGGgtcgcggccggcggcggcggcaggcccCGCGCGCGACTGCCTGGAGAACCTGGCGGACAGCGTGGGCCACCTCCGTGACACGGCGCAGGAGATCGAGGCCAACCTCGGCGGCGGGGCAACCTCCACCGACGGTGCGGACGCAACTTCCCCCGCGCGGAGCTTCCAGGTGCaggcgcgcctcgccgtcgtcggtCGCTACAGTGTTTTGCGTCGGGGAGACAGACGATGCTTTTTTGCCTACCGATGCACCTGGTACGCAAAATGGGGGCTTGGTTTGCGTCGTCTGTTGGGACCGTGTTTTCGATACGCAAAACACTGTAGATGACGGATTTTGCGTTTGGGTGCCCGTCTGCCTacgctgttggagacagtctaatgcttcatacatatgcataacccacaagtcagatagccttgcatattcttggagtcttttcttttctcctgtcgggtaagtcttgccgtgtacaattgagtactcagggttttatttccccctgttgcaggtgacagacggatgctagagctgactcttgtgcgTGGATTCTTCTGGTGAGCTCAGaggggattcctttacgctgcgatcatagtctttatttataaccatcactaaatatttttatagatggaagttttataatctattatCATAGTTatatatcaatgtttcatcatgtcatgaatagatgtttattttcgttgtaactctgatcacatgtttatatttcgctattataacaataaatattatactctgacgttgcatgaaaagtgatgtaagaaatggctaaaatgttgtaagttttattctctcatttgtgatcctgatgaaaaatgtagattttcaagttctcccttggaatgtgctcgacggaactgtgtaATTTGATGTCCTCACTTGAGTACTTAGCCTTTGATGGAAGACGAGTATTCCTGGAAAGCAttaaattagacggttctgccacacacgTCGGCCGTCGTCGACGAGGGCAGCTTCAGCACCTTCTACCTTGCCCGCCTTGCTGGCGCCCTCGCCACCGTCAAGGTTCACCGCGGCAGTGAGCGCCTCTACCACGCGCTCCTCCGCGTCCGCCAAGGCGCCAACCCCACATCGTCCGCCTCCTCGCATTCTGCGACGAAGGCGGTGCTAGAGTTCGCGCCGAACGGGAACCTACACGGCTACACAAGAGGCTGCACGGCGACGTGAAGGCATCCAATGTGTCGCTGGACGCGAGCCGGCCTCCGCGCGCGCCGTGCTTGGTCCCAGGAAGGGATCGCAGAAAAGGCCACGGAGGCCCTTATCCTTGCCCTTGTCGCCGAGGATCTTGGCCGCGTCGTGACGACGCTACTCGGCGCGGGCGCGAACGGCGACGCGGTACATCCTTGAGGCGATCCTGACGTCGCCGTGGTTGTCGCGAAGCCCGCGCTGCGGCTGCTGGCAAAGGCCGCAGGCTGTGGCGACTGGCGACGGCAAGGCGGCCATCATGGCCGACACCGCCGAGGTGGCGGCCGCCGTGATGGGGCGAATGACGCGGATAGGGCCGGCGAGGCGCGAGACTGCCGTGGTGGAGCTGTGGCTGTCCTGTTGCGCTGGCGGCGGGATCGGAGGACGCGGGAGGCCATGGCTTCCGTGCCGGAGGCGGTGGGGAAGTTGCTGGTGGTGATGCAGGGGACTGCGCCCCGACCACCGTGGATGGCACACCGTCGTCGCCGCGCGACGTGGTTGGTGAGCTCGTGGACCGGAGGTTGGGATGCCGATACGACGCCCGCAA from Miscanthus floridulus cultivar M001 chromosome 11, ASM1932011v1, whole genome shotgun sequence includes these protein-coding regions:
- the LOC136492452 gene encoding pectinesterase inhibitor 9-like, with the translated sequence MARLSLLLLAAATAAFLAVAAASPVANDFIRRSCRAMQYPLVCEQSLASYGGSLPPRSPRDLARAALSVSVDRARAASAYVGRLCGGSGAGAKGAKGSGSRPAAAAGPARDCLENLADSVGHLRDTAQEIEANLGGGATSTDGADATSPARSFQVQARLAVVGRYSTVLPHTSAVVDEGSFSTFYLARLAGALATVKVHRGSERLYHALLRVRQGANPTSSASSHSATKAVLEFAPNGNLHGYTRGCTAT